A genome region from Coffea arabica cultivar ET-39 chromosome 7e, Coffea Arabica ET-39 HiFi, whole genome shotgun sequence includes the following:
- the LOC113701936 gene encoding uncharacterized protein isoform X2, whose amino-acid sequence MFSSGSEITHFAQLSPYLYPPSSTTSSSTSSTLGLNGNNEAFLLLHHQDLLSHYLAVAPMIETANTMTTPTSTKKTTTASTNNPQISSATPLHTRYRRKQPAKRDRHSKICTAQGPRDRRVRLSMDIARKFFGLQDLLGYDKASQTLDWLLTKSKAAIKELLDMKDTDHDANAKCLCFWSEAGNVVAAGTNTKEDESKKTASKRKRKKTNQAKNPKMVALSKLVKESRAKARARARERTREKISLRKLSIDQKSPDLIPLSPDHTKPAAWSQIGTCKTKDSSMLGTISSLKLNASIQEDDGFFCFNPRAGAIGAEEISQDSPRIIRKPKPSSILGFQRNLILSKEASPNFDSWSLVTNGNWGISSSMTSSSLCAVTNTSSTKVLQFCGKPSEDKSNNNQVPCGRQIHRST is encoded by the exons atgttcTCTTCTGGCAGTGAGATTACACATTTTGCACAGCTTTCACCATACCTGTACCCTCCCTcctccaccacctcctcctctaCTTCCAGTACCCTCGGCCTCAATGGCAATAATGaagcatttcttcttcttcatcaccaGGATCTGCTCTCTCATTACCTTGCTGTAGCGCCCATGATCGAAACTGCCAACACGATGACGACTCCCACTTCAACCAAGAAGACAACTACTGCATCGACCAACAACCCACAAATATCTAGTGCTACTCCTCTCCACACACGTTATAGAAGGAAGCAACCGGCGAAAAGGGATCGGCACAGCAAGATTTGTACAGCCCAAGGTCCAAGGGATAGGAGAGTTAGGCTGTCCATGGACATTGCACGAAAGTTTTTCGGTCTTCAAGACTTGCTAGGCTATGATAAAGCAAGCCAAACTCTAGATTGGCTGCTCACCAAGTCAAAAGCTGCCATTAAGGAACTACTAGACATGAAGGATACTGATCATGATGCAAATGCAAAGTGTCTATGCTTTTGGTCTGAAGCAGGCAATGTTGTGGCTGCAGGAACAAACACTAAAGAAGATGAATCAAAGAAGACAGCTTccaagaggaagagaaagaagaCTAATCAAGCAAAAAATCCAAAGATGGTTGCATTAAGTAAACTTGTAAAAGAGTCTAGGGCAAAGGCGAGAGCAAGAGCTagggaaagaacaagagaaaaaatTTCCCTGAGGAAGCTGAGTATTGACCAGAAGTCACCTGATCTAATCCCCCTCAGTCCAGACCATACAAAGCCTGCAGCTTGGAGCCAAATTGGCACTTGCAAAACTAAAGACTCCAGCATGCTTGGTACGATCTCCTCCTTGAAGTTGAATGCAAGTATCCAAGAGGATGatggatttttctgttttaatccTCGAGCCGGCGCAATAGGCGCGGAAGAAATATCTCAAGACTCCCCAAGGATCATAAGAAAGCCGAAGCCTTCTTCGATCCTAGGTTTTCAGAGAAACCTCATTCTCTCCAAAGAAGCAAGTCCAAATTTCGACAGCTGGTCACTTGTTACGAATGGAAATTGGGGCATTAGTAGCAGCATGACATCTTCTAGCTTATGTGCTGTTACCAACACGAGTTCAACAAAAG TACTTCAATTTTGCGGGAAGCCTTCCGAGGACAAAAGCAACAACAATCAAGTTCCATGTGGCAGGCAGATTCATAGATCCAC GTAG
- the LOC113701936 gene encoding uncharacterized protein isoform X1 codes for MFSSGSEITHFAQLSPYLYPPSSTTSSSTSSTLGLNGNNEAFLLLHHQDLLSHYLAVAPMIETANTMTTPTSTKKTTTASTNNPQISSATPLHTRYRRKQPAKRDRHSKICTAQGPRDRRVRLSMDIARKFFGLQDLLGYDKASQTLDWLLTKSKAAIKELLDMKDTDHDANAKCLCFWSEAGNVVAAGTNTKEDESKKTASKRKRKKTNQAKNPKMVALSKLVKESRAKARARARERTREKISLRKLSIDQKSPDLIPLSPDHTKPAAWSQIGTCKTKDSSMLGTISSLKLNASIQEDDGFFCFNPRAGAIGAEEISQDSPRIIRKPKPSSILGFQRNLILSKEASPNFDSWSLVTNGNWGISSSMTSSSLCAVTNTSSTKVLQFCGKPSEDKSNNNQVPCGRQIHRSTF; via the exons atgttcTCTTCTGGCAGTGAGATTACACATTTTGCACAGCTTTCACCATACCTGTACCCTCCCTcctccaccacctcctcctctaCTTCCAGTACCCTCGGCCTCAATGGCAATAATGaagcatttcttcttcttcatcaccaGGATCTGCTCTCTCATTACCTTGCTGTAGCGCCCATGATCGAAACTGCCAACACGATGACGACTCCCACTTCAACCAAGAAGACAACTACTGCATCGACCAACAACCCACAAATATCTAGTGCTACTCCTCTCCACACACGTTATAGAAGGAAGCAACCGGCGAAAAGGGATCGGCACAGCAAGATTTGTACAGCCCAAGGTCCAAGGGATAGGAGAGTTAGGCTGTCCATGGACATTGCACGAAAGTTTTTCGGTCTTCAAGACTTGCTAGGCTATGATAAAGCAAGCCAAACTCTAGATTGGCTGCTCACCAAGTCAAAAGCTGCCATTAAGGAACTACTAGACATGAAGGATACTGATCATGATGCAAATGCAAAGTGTCTATGCTTTTGGTCTGAAGCAGGCAATGTTGTGGCTGCAGGAACAAACACTAAAGAAGATGAATCAAAGAAGACAGCTTccaagaggaagagaaagaagaCTAATCAAGCAAAAAATCCAAAGATGGTTGCATTAAGTAAACTTGTAAAAGAGTCTAGGGCAAAGGCGAGAGCAAGAGCTagggaaagaacaagagaaaaaatTTCCCTGAGGAAGCTGAGTATTGACCAGAAGTCACCTGATCTAATCCCCCTCAGTCCAGACCATACAAAGCCTGCAGCTTGGAGCCAAATTGGCACTTGCAAAACTAAAGACTCCAGCATGCTTGGTACGATCTCCTCCTTGAAGTTGAATGCAAGTATCCAAGAGGATGatggatttttctgttttaatccTCGAGCCGGCGCAATAGGCGCGGAAGAAATATCTCAAGACTCCCCAAGGATCATAAGAAAGCCGAAGCCTTCTTCGATCCTAGGTTTTCAGAGAAACCTCATTCTCTCCAAAGAAGCAAGTCCAAATTTCGACAGCTGGTCACTTGTTACGAATGGAAATTGGGGCATTAGTAGCAGCATGACATCTTCTAGCTTATGTGCTGTTACCAACACGAGTTCAACAAAAG TACTTCAATTTTGCGGGAAGCCTTCCGAGGACAAAAGCAACAACAATCAAGTTCCATGTGGCAGGCAGATTCATAGATCCAC ATTTTGA